A segment of the Methylomonas paludis genome:
TTGTCCGTTCCTGAATAAGAGAGCGTTCAAGTTCTGCCAGTATCCCGACCATTTGCCACATAGCCCGACCAGTCGGGGTTTTGGTGTCTATGGCTTCGGTTACGGACTGGAAGGCTACCCCTCGTGATTTTAGTTCATCCATGAGGCTTATCAAATCATGTAGCGACCGTCCTAAGCGGTCAAGCTTCCAAACGACAAGCGTATCATCCTTACTTAGAGCCTTGAGGCATTTGGTCAATTCAGGCCGTTTGACATTCGCACCCGTGGCCTTGTCCGTAAAGATGCGATCACATCCCGCCGCTTTTAGCGCGGTAAGCTGTAAATCTGGATTCTGGTCTTCGGTTGAGACACGAGCATAGCCAATTTTCATGCCTTATTTTGGCACTGATTTATGGCACACACAAGCCGTTGATTTATCAGCAGTGAAAAGTTGTGCCAAAGTTCTTCATTTCTGGGACAGATAGTATTGTATTGAACGTTAGCTATCAAGCTTTGATTTACCATTGGTCAGAGAATCTGTCCGTCTCAAACTGGCCGGGTGCCGCCAGTATACCATTTAAGATACCCATATCAGTCGTTCTGCTGAGACACATTTTCTGTCTCAATAGGGTTGTTTTAGTTGTTTTATTGGCGTCCAAGTACTATTCTAAAAGGGTCTTCATCCTATTGAGACACACGAGGGCATTATTGATGCATAACTACGAAACCGACGTAATAGCATGGGCCAATGAACAAGCGGCATTTATTCGTTCTGGCCGCTTTGACTTGCTCGACCTTGAACATATTGCGGATGAGATTGAAGACGTGGGAAAAAGTGAGCGACGCGAACTAAAAAGTCGAATGGCTGTGTTATTGGCTCATCTGCTGAAATGGCAATATCAGGTTGGTTACCAAAGTAATAGTTGGCGACGGACAATTAAGGAACAACGGCGGGGAATTGCTGGGTGTTTCAAGGAAACTCCAAGCCTTAAGTCCGATCTTGATCAGCTTGATTGGTGGGATTTGCTATGGTCTGATGCCATTAGTATTGCGGTAAAGGAAACTGGATTAGATTGTTTTCCTGAATCTTGCCCGTGGAGCTTTGATCAGATCATGAATTCTGAGTTCTGGCCAGAATAACGGGTTTCTAGCGCCGATCAGGATGGCTTGTTCGAAGCTAAGTACTTGTTTAAAAAAGTGCCGCGAAACCTTACACTGAGTTTTAAGTGATTAGACCAAGCATCTTCGCAGCATTCTATCGGATTTTAGGTCGGTCTGCTTCGATGTTGCTCGATTCCACTACCTTGCATCGAGGCTACAGTGACTATCAGGTTTAGCTGCGCCGGTCATGACCGGCGAGCCCCTCAGCCTGAAATCACCACCCCCCGCCCAAGGCCTTAAATAAAGCCACATGCGCGGTAGCCCAGTTCGAGCGGCTTTGCACCAGCTGTTCGCGGGCATTGTGCCAAACCCGGCGGCTATCCAGCACACTTTGCAGATTGGTTTCGCCTTCGCTGTAATA
Coding sequences within it:
- a CDS encoding recombinase family protein; amino-acid sequence: MKIGYARVSTEDQNPDLQLTALKAAGCDRIFTDKATGANVKRPELTKCLKALSKDDTLVVWKLDRLGRSLHDLISLMDELKSRGVAFQSVTEAIDTKTPTGRAMWQMVGILAELERSLIQERTKAGRAAAVVRGVKMGRKSKLTPQQVEHAKKLIEQGEHHDMVARSLNVSRRTLYRALQKKI
- a CDS encoding DUF29 domain-containing protein, giving the protein MHNYETDVIAWANEQAAFIRSGRFDLLDLEHIADEIEDVGKSERRELKSRMAVLLAHLLKWQYQVGYQSNSWRRTIKEQRRGIAGCFKETPSLKSDLDQLDWWDLLWSDAISIAVKETGLDCFPESCPWSFDQIMNSEFWPE